From a single Apium graveolens cultivar Ventura chromosome 2, ASM990537v1, whole genome shotgun sequence genomic region:
- the LOC141706262 gene encoding SKP1-like protein 1A, which translates to MSSESKMIVLRSSDNETFEVEEAVALESQTIKHMIEDDCANTTIPIPNVTSNILAKVLEYCKEHVTSPKGDEQAAKDDELKKFDAEFVKVDQSVLFDLILAANYLNIKSLLDLTCQTVANMIKGKTPEEIRKTFNIKNDFTPEEEEAVRRENAWAFE; encoded by the coding sequence ATGTCTTCTGAGTCAAAGATGATTGTGTTGAGGAGTTCAGATAACGAGACTTTCGAGGTGGAAGAAGCGGTGGCTCTCGAGTCTCAGACAATCAAACACATGATTGAAGATGACTGCGCCAACACAACtattcctattcccaatgtaacGAGTAATATTTTGGCTAAAGTTCTTGAGTATTGTAAGGAACATGTTACGTCTCCTAAAGGTGATGAGCAGGCTGCGAAGGATGATGAACTGAAGAAGTTCGATGCAGAGTTTGTGAAGGTTGATCAGAGTGTTCTGTTTGATCTTATTCTGGCTGCAAATTATCTCAACATCAAGAGCCTTTTGGATTTGACGTGCCAGACTGTAGCTAATATGATCAAGGGGAAAACACCCGAGGAGATCAGGAAAACTTTCAATATCAAGAATGACTTCactcctgaggaagaagaagcGGTTCGTAGGGAGAATGCTTGGGCCTTTGAATGA